The following proteins are encoded in a genomic region of Rubrobacter xylanophilus DSM 9941:
- a CDS encoding L-fucose/L-arabinose isomerase family protein, translated as MARIGILTMSDGRGFVHRDVEGFCRKSEERLASALREAGHEVVRAREVVWTNRLAVSEARRVADARPDLTVFNIPVWAFPHFSLLAAAETPGPLLLFSNVDPQYPGMVGMLAAAGGLDQVGRTYGRAWGDVSEPAVLARLEAHARAARAANGLRGSTFGRIGGRPMGMYTAVSNPDQWMQKFGVDVEEIDQWELVRRSEGVEAGKVRRAREWLEEHAAGVHYDGRQLTPELLERQIRSYYAMRELIEEWNLDFSGIKAQPELTTHFCTMDVTEAFLNDPYDWDGEKEVHVCATEADMDAALTMQILKGISETPVLFADVRHHHADRDIWDLVNSGQHATWFAERSDDPAENLRRVHLYPEGFYFPAGGASVHHLAAPGEFTFARLTRKGGRYRMHVLKGSFERYDEATNEELMRQSTYEWPHAFARFEAAADEVLSRYGSNHIHAVPGDRVQELRAVCELLDIDYDGFGSAGGGEKR; from the coding sequence GTGGCGAGGATAGGCATCCTGACCATGTCCGACGGGCGCGGCTTCGTCCACCGGGACGTGGAGGGGTTCTGCAGGAAGAGCGAGGAGCGGCTCGCCTCGGCCTTGAGAGAGGCCGGTCACGAGGTCGTGCGCGCCCGCGAGGTCGTCTGGACGAACCGGCTCGCCGTGAGCGAGGCGCGGCGCGTCGCCGACGCGAGGCCGGACCTGACGGTCTTCAACATCCCCGTGTGGGCCTTCCCGCACTTCTCGTTGCTCGCCGCCGCGGAGACGCCTGGGCCGCTCCTCCTGTTCTCCAACGTGGACCCGCAGTACCCCGGCATGGTCGGGATGCTCGCGGCGGCGGGCGGGCTCGACCAGGTCGGGCGCACCTACGGCCGCGCCTGGGGAGATGTCTCCGAGCCCGCGGTGCTCGCGAGGCTGGAGGCGCACGCGCGGGCGGCGCGCGCGGCAAACGGTCTTCGCGGGAGCACCTTCGGGAGGATAGGCGGGAGGCCCATGGGCATGTACACCGCCGTCTCCAACCCCGACCAGTGGATGCAGAAGTTCGGCGTGGACGTCGAGGAGATCGACCAGTGGGAGCTCGTGCGCCGCTCGGAGGGGGTGGAGGCCGGGAAGGTCCGCAGGGCGCGCGAGTGGCTCGAGGAGCACGCCGCGGGCGTCCACTACGACGGAAGGCAGCTCACGCCCGAGCTCCTGGAGCGCCAGATCCGCTCCTACTACGCGATGCGCGAGCTGATAGAGGAGTGGAACCTCGACTTCTCCGGCATAAAGGCCCAGCCCGAGCTCACCACCCACTTCTGCACCATGGACGTGACCGAGGCCTTCCTCAACGACCCCTACGACTGGGACGGCGAGAAGGAGGTGCACGTCTGCGCCACCGAGGCGGACATGGACGCCGCCCTCACCATGCAGATCCTCAAGGGCATAAGCGAGACGCCCGTGCTCTTCGCCGACGTCAGGCACCACCACGCCGACCGGGACATCTGGGACCTCGTGAACTCCGGCCAGCACGCCACCTGGTTCGCCGAGAGGAGCGACGACCCGGCGGAGAACCTGCGGCGCGTCCACCTCTACCCCGAGGGCTTCTACTTCCCCGCTGGAGGGGCGAGCGTGCACCACCTCGCGGCGCCCGGCGAGTTCACCTTCGCCCGCCTCACCCGCAAGGGCGGGCGCTACCGGATGCACGTGCTGAAGGGCTCCTTCGAGCGCTACGACGAGGCGACGAACGAGGAGCTCATGCGCCAGTCCACCTACGAGTGGCCCCACGCCTTCGCCCGCTTCGAGGCCGCCGCGGACGAGGTGCTCTCCCGCTACGGCTCGAACCACATCCACGCCGTACCCGGCGACCGCGTCCAGGAGCTGCGCGCCGTCTGCGAGCTCCTGGACATCGACTACGACGGGTTCGGCTCCGCCGGGGGCGGGGAGAAGAGATGA
- a CDS encoding LacI family DNA-binding transcriptional regulator, translating to MKMRDVARRAGVSPATVSRVLNGVPTVGEEHRRRVLRAIEELGYRPNRLASNLRRQKAEMIGVVVSDIENPHFTGMVRAVEDAAYRKGYRVLLCNTDETPQKQRSYLEVLAAERVLGVILSPSDPEDEEIGELLDLGIPVVAFDRTVADPRADAVVVDNVGGVRAATRRLVAAGHERIGFVGGSEGIETGSGRLAGYREAMLEAGLEPRVAHGGFRIEGGWEATRRLLSEGLTALVVGNNLMTIGALRALREMGLRVPRDLALVAVDDPFWAELVEPPLTTLAQPVREMAGCAMRMMLERISGERSEPRREVFEFELRVRGSCGTA from the coding sequence ATGAAGATGCGGGACGTGGCCCGGCGGGCGGGGGTTTCGCCGGCGACGGTATCGCGGGTGCTCAACGGGGTACCGACGGTGGGGGAGGAGCACCGCCGGCGGGTGCTGCGGGCGATCGAGGAGCTCGGGTACAGGCCGAACCGGCTGGCGAGCAACCTGCGGCGCCAGAAGGCCGAGATGATCGGGGTGGTCGTCTCGGACATCGAGAACCCGCACTTCACCGGGATGGTGCGGGCGGTGGAGGATGCGGCCTACCGGAAGGGGTACAGGGTTCTGCTGTGCAACACCGACGAGACGCCGCAGAAGCAGCGTTCCTACCTGGAGGTGCTGGCGGCCGAGCGGGTGCTGGGGGTCATCCTCTCCCCCTCGGACCCGGAGGACGAGGAGATAGGCGAGCTTCTGGACCTCGGGATCCCGGTGGTGGCCTTCGACCGGACGGTGGCCGACCCGCGGGCGGACGCGGTGGTGGTGGACAACGTCGGCGGGGTGCGCGCGGCGACGCGCCGGCTCGTGGCGGCCGGGCACGAGCGGATAGGCTTCGTCGGCGGCTCGGAGGGGATAGAGACGGGGAGCGGGCGGCTGGCCGGCTACCGGGAGGCGATGCTGGAGGCGGGGTTGGAGCCGCGCGTGGCCCACGGGGGCTTCAGGATAGAGGGGGGGTGGGAGGCCACGCGGCGGCTGCTGTCCGAGGGGCTCACCGCGCTCGTCGTGGGCAACAACCTCATGACCATCGGGGCGCTCAGGGCGCTGCGCGAGATGGGGTTGAGGGTGCCCCGGGACCTCGCGCTCGTCGCCGTCGACGACCCGTTCTGGGCCGAGCTCGTCGAGCCGCCGCTCACCACGCTGGCGCAGCCGGTGCGCGAGATGGCCGGTTGCGCCATGCGGATGATGCTGGAGAGGATCTCGGGCGAGCGGAGCGAGCCCCGCAGGGAGGTCTTCGAGTTCGAGCTGAGGGTCCGCGGCTCCTGCGGGACCGCGTAG
- a CDS encoding S1 family peptidase: MRVPLSGRLAVSLAALLAALVLALAAPGAGAEVYEPQVVGGEGVPSGKYPFIASIQSSRVDTPSGHFCGGTLIDRDSVLTAAHCAEVIGARPSGSAPLYYRDVRVVVGRTLLRSDQGQVRRIESFSDIRIHPGYRNFAFDAAVINLDRPVGGIRPVRLATARQDFLERPGRMVTAAGWGNTVPQSLVDAFFGTGGLQIPNRMQEVSVPVVSDRLAQQTYGALDWPYVPRLMVAAGRSDLDTCQGDSGGPLFESTGGWYTQIGITSFGLGCGVLNYPGVYAEVNAPKIRSFIVRAAGL, translated from the coding sequence TTGCGCGTTCCGTTGTCCGGCAGGCTCGCCGTTTCTCTGGCGGCCCTTCTCGCCGCGCTCGTCCTGGCGCTCGCGGCGCCGGGGGCCGGCGCCGAGGTCTACGAGCCGCAGGTGGTGGGGGGAGAGGGGGTTCCCTCCGGGAAGTACCCCTTTATAGCCTCCATACAGAGCAGCCGGGTGGACACCCCCTCCGGGCACTTCTGCGGCGGCACCCTCATAGACCGCGACAGCGTGCTCACGGCGGCGCACTGCGCCGAGGTGATCGGGGCCCGCCCCTCCGGAAGCGCGCCGCTCTACTACCGGGACGTCCGGGTGGTGGTCGGCAGGACGCTCCTCCGGAGCGACCAGGGGCAGGTGCGCCGGATAGAGAGCTTCTCGGACATCAGGATCCACCCGGGCTACCGGAACTTCGCCTTCGACGCCGCGGTGATAAACCTGGACCGCCCGGTCGGCGGCATCCGCCCGGTCCGGCTCGCCACCGCCCGGCAGGACTTTCTGGAGCGCCCGGGCCGGATGGTGACGGCGGCGGGCTGGGGCAACACCGTCCCGCAGTCGCTGGTCGACGCCTTCTTCGGGACCGGGGGCCTGCAGATCCCCAACCGGATGCAGGAGGTGAGCGTCCCGGTGGTCTCCGACCGGCTCGCGCAGCAGACCTACGGGGCCCTCGACTGGCCGTACGTCCCGCGGCTCATGGTGGCGGCCGGGCGCAGCGACCTCGACACCTGCCAGGGGGACTCCGGCGGCCCGCTCTTCGAGAGCACGGGCGGCTGGTACACCCAGATCGGGATCACCAGCTTCGGCCTCGGCTGCGGGGTGCTGAACTACCCCGGGGTCTACGCCGAGGTGAACGCCCCCAAGATACGGTCCTTTATCGTGCGCGCCGCGGGCCTCTGA
- the gatC gene encoding Asp-tRNA(Asn)/Glu-tRNA(Gln) amidotransferase subunit GatC: protein MRHVAELARLGLTDEEVARMGGQLGAILDSIEKIRELDLEGVPPTANPLNLTNVFRPDEPRESLRREEALAVAPETADGMFAVPRID, encoded by the coding sequence GTGCGTCACGTGGCGGAGCTCGCCCGGCTGGGGCTCACGGACGAGGAGGTGGCCCGCATGGGCGGCCAGCTGGGGGCGATCCTGGACAGCATCGAGAAGATCCGGGAGCTGGACCTGGAGGGCGTGCCGCCCACCGCGAACCCCCTCAACCTGACGAACGTCTTCCGCCCCGACGAGCCGCGCGAGAGCCTCCGGCGCGAGGAGGCGCTGGCGGTGGCCCCGGAGACGGCGGACGGCATGTTCGCCGTGCCGAGGATCGACTGA
- a CDS encoding class I SAM-dependent methyltransferase, translating to MGGEEYRILHPEAAEALIDEADFERDERLPYWADLWPSALALAGRLAAEDLRGVRAIELGCGVGLPSVVALRRGAEVLATDHYRAALDFAAHNARVNAGRELPTALLDWHSPPREPGSFDLVLAADVLYERRHAEALSRLVPRLLALGGEALVADPGREGCAAFLAALERAGLRVGSERRAVRQGGRGVGVYVHRISR from the coding sequence GTGGGGGGCGAGGAGTACAGGATCCTCCACCCCGAGGCCGCCGAGGCCCTCATAGACGAGGCGGACTTCGAGCGGGACGAGCGGCTCCCCTACTGGGCCGACCTGTGGCCGAGCGCGCTCGCCCTGGCCGGGCGCCTGGCCGCGGAAGACCTCCGGGGCGTGCGGGCCATCGAGCTCGGCTGCGGCGTGGGGCTCCCCTCGGTGGTCGCCCTGAGGCGCGGGGCCGAGGTGCTCGCCACGGACCACTACCGGGCCGCGCTGGACTTCGCCGCCCACAACGCCCGGGTCAACGCCGGGAGGGAGCTTCCGACCGCGCTGCTCGACTGGCACTCCCCGCCCCGAGAGCCCGGGAGCTTCGACCTCGTGCTCGCGGCCGACGTGCTCTACGAGAGGCGGCACGCCGAGGCCCTCTCCCGGCTTGTGCCCCGGCTGCTCGCCCTGGGCGGGGAGGCGCTCGTGGCCGACCCCGGGCGCGAGGGGTGCGCGGCCTTCCTCGCCGCGCTGGAGCGGGCCGGGCTGCGCGTCGGGAGCGAGCGCCGGGCCGTGCGGCAGGGGGGCAGGGGGGTCGGCGTCTATGTACACCGGATAAGCCGCTGA
- a CDS encoding ATP-dependent helicase — protein MLLESLNPSQLEAVEHTEGPLLVLAGAGSGKTRVLTHRIAYLLERGLAAPDEVLAITFTNKAADEMKERVALLVGQEARRMWVSTFHSFCARLLRAHAERLGYRRGFTIYDQGDGVRLVKRCIVELGKDPKRFNPRSFQAQISDAKNRLLGPDDYLRHTEGYVAENVAEVYGLYQQRLYENNAMDFDDLIMQTVALFELFPEVRERYQERFRYIHVDEYQDTNHAQYRLVNILAARHRNLCVVGDDDQSVYSWRGADIRNILDFERDYPEARVVKLEQNYRSTQTILEAANAVVANNASRKAKRLWTAGEEGEPIRVFAAGDEYAEARFVVSEIRRLLDGGARPSEVAVFYRTNAQSRALEDVLVREGIPYQVIGGLRFYERAEIKDAMAYLSVIANPADDVSLERIANVPKRGLGATSLGRLQEHARRTGSALYESLAEPEAAGLSGRAARACGQLRELFEGWRVAAGEVGPAELVEAVISESGYRDELEAERTVEAEQRLDNLEELINAARAYEMADPEPSLEGFLQEQALYSEQDALDTGGGSVTLMTLHNAKGLEFPHVFIVGMEEGTFPHARSLDEQNLEEERRLCYVGITRAMRSLTLSYARVRSSWGEREPRMPSRFLSEIPERFKAGGPSGGGWGLLARGRRRREEVAPPPVPFRAGERVRHAKFGVGEVVEAGDGRVVVRFGTRERTFVPELAPLRKA, from the coding sequence GTGCTTCTGGAGTCCCTAAACCCGAGCCAACTCGAAGCAGTGGAGCACACCGAGGGGCCGCTACTCGTGCTGGCCGGAGCCGGCAGCGGCAAGACCCGGGTGCTCACCCACCGTATAGCCTACCTGCTCGAGCGGGGGCTCGCCGCGCCCGACGAGGTGCTCGCTATCACCTTCACCAACAAGGCCGCCGACGAGATGAAGGAGCGCGTGGCGCTGCTCGTCGGGCAGGAGGCGCGCAGGATGTGGGTCTCCACCTTCCACTCCTTCTGCGCCCGCCTCCTGAGGGCGCACGCCGAGAGGCTCGGCTACAGGCGGGGCTTCACCATCTACGACCAGGGCGACGGCGTGCGGCTCGTAAAGCGCTGCATCGTCGAGCTCGGCAAGGACCCCAAGCGCTTCAACCCGCGCTCCTTCCAGGCCCAGATAAGCGACGCCAAGAACCGGCTCCTCGGGCCGGACGACTACCTGCGGCACACCGAGGGCTACGTGGCGGAGAACGTCGCCGAGGTCTATGGCCTCTACCAGCAGCGGCTCTACGAGAACAACGCGATGGACTTCGACGACCTGATCATGCAGACCGTGGCCCTCTTCGAGCTCTTCCCGGAGGTGCGGGAGCGCTACCAGGAGCGCTTCCGGTACATCCACGTGGACGAGTACCAGGACACCAACCACGCCCAGTACCGGCTGGTGAACATCCTGGCCGCGCGGCACAGGAACCTCTGCGTGGTGGGGGACGACGACCAGAGCGTCTACTCGTGGCGCGGGGCGGACATCCGCAACATCCTGGACTTCGAGCGGGACTACCCGGAGGCCAGGGTCGTCAAGCTGGAGCAGAACTACCGCTCGACGCAGACCATCCTGGAGGCGGCCAACGCCGTCGTCGCGAACAACGCCTCGCGCAAGGCAAAGCGGCTGTGGACCGCCGGGGAGGAGGGGGAGCCCATCCGGGTGTTCGCCGCCGGGGACGAGTACGCCGAGGCGCGCTTCGTGGTCTCGGAGATAAGGCGCCTGCTGGACGGCGGGGCACGCCCCTCCGAGGTGGCCGTCTTCTACCGGACGAACGCGCAGAGCCGGGCCCTGGAGGACGTGCTCGTGCGGGAGGGCATCCCGTACCAGGTGATCGGGGGGCTGCGGTTCTACGAGCGGGCGGAGATAAAGGACGCGATGGCCTACCTCTCGGTGATCGCCAACCCCGCCGACGACGTCTCGCTGGAGCGGATCGCCAACGTCCCCAAGCGGGGGCTGGGGGCCACCTCCCTGGGCAGGCTGCAGGAGCACGCCCGGAGGACGGGGAGCGCGCTCTACGAGTCGCTCGCCGAGCCGGAGGCCGCCGGGCTCTCCGGGAGGGCGGCGCGGGCCTGCGGGCAGCTGCGGGAGTTGTTCGAGGGCTGGCGGGTGGCCGCCGGGGAGGTCGGGCCCGCCGAGCTGGTGGAGGCGGTGATCTCCGAGTCGGGCTACAGGGACGAGCTCGAGGCCGAGCGGACCGTGGAGGCCGAGCAGCGGCTGGACAACCTCGAGGAGCTGATAAACGCCGCCCGGGCCTACGAGATGGCCGACCCGGAGCCCAGCCTGGAGGGGTTCCTGCAGGAGCAGGCCCTCTACTCCGAGCAGGACGCGCTGGACACCGGCGGGGGCAGCGTCACCCTCATGACGCTGCACAACGCCAAGGGGCTGGAGTTCCCGCACGTGTTCATCGTGGGGATGGAGGAGGGGACCTTCCCCCACGCCCGCTCGCTCGACGAGCAGAACCTGGAGGAGGAGCGGCGGCTGTGCTACGTGGGCATCACGCGGGCTATGAGGAGCCTCACGCTCTCCTACGCCCGCGTCCGCTCGAGCTGGGGGGAGCGCGAGCCCCGCATGCCCTCGCGCTTCCTCTCCGAGATCCCGGAGCGCTTCAAGGCCGGAGGGCCCTCCGGGGGAGGGTGGGGTCTCCTCGCCCGCGGGCGGAGGCGCCGGGAGGAGGTTGCGCCGCCCCCCGTCCCATTCCGGGCCGGCGAGCGGGTGCGGCACGCCAAGTTCGGCGTCGGAGAAGTCGTCGAGGCGGGAGACGGCCGGGTAGTGGTGAGGTTCGGGACCCGGGAGAGGACCTTCGTCCCGGAGCTCGCCCCTCTCAGAAAGGCTTGA
- the gatA gene encoding Asp-tRNA(Asn)/Glu-tRNA(Gln) amidotransferase subunit GatA, protein MLELSAFELAERVLAREVSASEAAAAANARVEEVEGDLNSFITGTPELALERAARVDERLRRGEEVRPWECVPIAVKDVLSTRGVRTTCGSRILENFEPVYEASALLSFGPDPIMVGKANMDEFAMGSSTENSAYGPTRNPWDLSRVPGGSSGGSAAAVAAGQGWWALGTDTGGSVRQPASFCGLVGLKPTYGRVSRYGLIAFASSLDQIGPMTRDVRDAALLLQAIAGHDPKDSTSAGVEVPDYLSGLERGVEGLRVGIVRELVEAEGVEGEVREISLRTARALEEAGARVGEVSLPHAGYGLPAYYIIAPAEVSSNLARYDGVRYGLRVPADGVHEMYRRTRERGFGDEVKRRIMLGTYALSAGYYEAYYGQAQKVRTRIIEDFRNAFSGYDVLLSPTCPTTAFGLGEKVDDPLAMYANDICAVPASLAGIPAISVPGGLSGGLPVGVQLMGDYFSEPTLLRAARAAEQASGLRFRLKP, encoded by the coding sequence ATGCTGGAGCTGAGCGCCTTCGAGCTGGCCGAGAGGGTCCTTGCCCGGGAGGTCTCCGCCTCCGAGGCCGCCGCGGCGGCCAACGCCCGGGTGGAGGAGGTGGAAGGGGACCTGAACTCGTTCATCACCGGCACGCCGGAGCTGGCGCTGGAGCGGGCCGCCCGGGTGGACGAGCGCCTGCGCCGCGGCGAGGAGGTGCGACCCTGGGAGTGCGTCCCGATCGCGGTGAAGGACGTGCTCTCCACCCGCGGGGTCCGGACGACCTGCGGCTCGCGGATCCTGGAGAACTTCGAGCCCGTCTACGAGGCCTCGGCGCTGCTGAGCTTCGGCCCCGACCCGATCATGGTCGGCAAGGCGAACATGGACGAGTTCGCGATGGGCTCCTCCACGGAGAACTCGGCCTACGGCCCCACCCGCAACCCCTGGGACCTCTCGCGGGTGCCGGGAGGCTCCTCGGGGGGCTCGGCGGCGGCGGTCGCCGCCGGGCAGGGCTGGTGGGCCCTGGGAACGGACACGGGGGGCTCGGTGCGCCAGCCGGCCTCCTTCTGCGGGCTCGTGGGCCTGAAGCCCACCTACGGCCGCGTCTCGCGCTACGGGCTCATCGCCTTCGCCTCCTCGCTGGACCAGATCGGGCCGATGACCCGCGACGTCCGCGACGCCGCGCTGCTGCTGCAGGCGATCGCCGGGCACGACCCGAAGGACTCCACCAGCGCCGGCGTGGAGGTCCCGGACTACCTCTCGGGGCTGGAACGGGGGGTCGAGGGGCTCCGGGTGGGGATCGTCCGGGAGCTGGTCGAGGCGGAGGGCGTGGAGGGGGAGGTCCGCGAGATCTCGCTGCGCACCGCCCGCGCCCTGGAGGAGGCCGGGGCGCGGGTGGGGGAGGTGAGCCTGCCGCACGCCGGCTACGGCCTCCCCGCCTACTACATCATCGCCCCGGCGGAGGTCTCCTCTAACCTGGCCCGCTACGACGGGGTTCGCTACGGGCTGCGGGTCCCCGCCGACGGGGTGCACGAGATGTACCGCCGCACCCGCGAGCGGGGCTTCGGCGACGAGGTGAAGCGCCGCATCATGCTCGGCACCTACGCCCTCTCCGCCGGCTACTACGAGGCCTACTACGGGCAGGCCCAGAAGGTGCGCACCAGGATCATCGAGGACTTCCGCAACGCCTTCTCCGGCTACGACGTCCTGCTCTCCCCGACCTGCCCCACCACGGCCTTCGGCCTCGGCGAGAAGGTGGACGACCCGCTCGCTATGTACGCCAACGATATCTGCGCCGTGCCGGCGAGCCTCGCCGGTATCCCCGCCATCAGCGTCCCCGGCGGGCTCTCCGGAGGGCTCCCCGTGGGCGTGCAGCTCATGGGCGACTACTTCTCGGAGCCCACCCTGCTGCGCGCCGCCCGCGCCGCCGAGCAGGCCTCCGGCCTCCGCTTCCGGCTCAAGCCCTGA
- a CDS encoding putative manganese-dependent inorganic diphosphatase has product MAHIYVTGHKNPDTDTIASAIAYAEFKNRVDPDNLYAPARLGEPNSQTRWALEKSGAKPPKLIRHIMLRVKDVMNKNLVTANRNDPLHSVGLAMAKNNIGQIPIVDDDGTLAGIITERDLARMYIRESRDPSTFAHTPVSVGSIVEVLEGELLAGEDRETSGKLWVISMSVDSMGRQMEPGDIVVIGDRTDAQRRAIELGAGILVISNGVRPDGEVLRLAEEKGTSVVLSPLDSYVTSRMIQLSVPCWEVMSENPLTVHPDDLITDITQQVMEVHYRAAIAVDDDKVPIGIVSRTDLVSPEPRKVLLVDHAEVGQSVEGVERAQIVEILDHHHIGDIETSTPIPATFDPVGSTATLIVERFRERGLEPERSTAMMLLAAVLSDTVILNSPTTTQRDHEVVRYLEEFLGLDAREFGMEMFEASSDVSSLSAEEIVTRDAKEYGTSGGDKLCIAQVETVGKALLERKGELLEALERMREQRGYVVAALMVTDIVERGTELLCVGDRSIVERAFGSRVEDSSLNLPGVMSRKKQVAPKILAAA; this is encoded by the coding sequence ATGGCGCACATCTACGTTACGGGGCACAAGAACCCCGACACCGACACCATCGCCTCGGCGATCGCCTACGCCGAGTTCAAGAACAGGGTGGACCCGGACAACCTCTACGCCCCCGCCCGGCTCGGGGAGCCCAACAGCCAGACCAGGTGGGCCCTCGAGAAGAGCGGGGCAAAACCTCCCAAGCTCATCCGGCACATCATGCTCCGGGTCAAGGACGTGATGAACAAGAACCTCGTCACCGCCAACCGCAACGACCCCCTGCACAGCGTGGGGCTCGCGATGGCCAAGAACAACATCGGCCAGATCCCGATCGTGGACGACGACGGGACGCTGGCCGGGATCATCACCGAGCGCGACCTGGCCCGCATGTACATCCGGGAGTCCCGCGACCCCTCCACCTTCGCCCACACCCCCGTCTCGGTGGGGAGCATCGTGGAGGTGCTCGAGGGCGAGCTGCTCGCCGGGGAGGACCGGGAGACCTCGGGCAAGCTCTGGGTCATCTCCATGAGCGTGGACTCCATGGGCCGCCAGATGGAGCCCGGGGACATCGTGGTCATCGGCGACCGGACCGACGCCCAGCGGCGGGCCATAGAGCTGGGGGCGGGCATCCTGGTGATCTCCAACGGCGTGCGCCCCGACGGGGAGGTTCTGAGGCTGGCCGAGGAGAAGGGCACCTCCGTGGTGCTCTCGCCGCTCGACTCCTATGTCACCAGCCGCATGATCCAGCTCTCCGTCCCCTGCTGGGAGGTGATGAGCGAGAACCCGCTCACCGTGCACCCGGACGACCTGATCACGGACATCACCCAGCAGGTGATGGAGGTCCACTACCGGGCGGCGATCGCGGTGGACGACGACAAGGTGCCCATAGGGATCGTCTCGCGCACCGACCTGGTGAGCCCGGAGCCGCGCAAGGTGCTCCTGGTGGACCACGCCGAGGTGGGGCAGAGCGTCGAGGGGGTGGAGAGGGCCCAGATCGTGGAGATCCTGGACCACCACCACATCGGCGACATCGAGACCTCCACCCCCATCCCCGCCACCTTCGACCCGGTGGGCTCGACGGCGACCCTGATCGTGGAGCGGTTCCGCGAGAGGGGCCTGGAGCCCGAACGGTCCACGGCGATGATGCTGCTCGCGGCGGTGCTCTCGGACACCGTGATCCTGAACTCCCCCACCACCACGCAGCGGGACCACGAGGTGGTCCGCTACCTGGAGGAGTTCCTGGGGCTCGACGCGCGGGAGTTCGGGATGGAGATGTTCGAGGCCTCATCGGACGTCTCGAGCCTCTCGGCGGAGGAGATCGTCACCCGCGACGCCAAGGAGTACGGTACGAGCGGCGGCGACAAGCTGTGCATCGCCCAGGTGGAGACGGTGGGAAAGGCGCTGCTGGAGCGGAAGGGGGAGCTGCTCGAGGCGCTGGAGCGGATGCGTGAGCAGAGGGGCTACGTGGTCGCCGCGCTGATGGTCACGGACATCGTGGAGCGGGGCACCGAGCTTCTGTGCGTGGGCGACCGCTCCATCGTGGAGCGGGCCTTCGGCAGCAGGGTGGAGGACAGCAGCCTGAACCTGCCGGGCGTGATGAGCCGCAAAAAGCAGGTGGCCCCGAAGATCCTGGCGGCGGCCTGA
- the folD gene encoding bifunctional methylenetetrahydrofolate dehydrogenase/methenyltetrahydrofolate cyclohydrolase FolD, with protein sequence MARLLDGRSVAAQIRAEVAEGVSELKRRGVPVRLDVILAGEDPASVTYVSNKRRDCAEVGIESRLHAFPADVPQKELLALVERLNGDPEVSGFFIQLPLPGGVDPLPLLSAIDPSKDVDGLSPQSAGRLAVGLPSLLPCTPHGVIQLLRRSGVGLEGREAVVVGRSNLVGKPLALLLLRENATVTVCHSRTRDLAGVTRRAEVLVVAAGRRGMVGAEHVREGAVVVDVGIHRAEDGGLTGDVRQEEVAARAAALTPVPGGVGPMTRAMLLYNTLEAARLREERA encoded by the coding sequence ATGGCCCGGCTGCTCGACGGCCGTTCGGTGGCCGCCCAGATCCGCGCGGAGGTGGCCGAGGGGGTCTCGGAGCTGAAGAGGCGCGGGGTGCCGGTGCGGCTGGACGTGATCCTGGCGGGCGAGGACCCGGCCTCCGTCACCTACGTCTCGAACAAGCGCCGGGACTGCGCCGAGGTGGGCATAGAGTCCCGCCTGCACGCCTTCCCGGCTGACGTCCCGCAGAAGGAGCTGCTCGCGCTGGTCGAGCGTCTGAACGGGGACCCGGAGGTCTCCGGCTTCTTTATCCAGCTGCCGCTGCCCGGGGGGGTGGACCCGCTGCCGCTGCTCTCGGCCATCGACCCCTCGAAGGACGTGGACGGGCTCTCCCCGCAGAGCGCCGGGAGGCTCGCCGTGGGCCTGCCGAGCCTCCTGCCCTGCACCCCGCACGGCGTCATCCAGCTCCTCAGGCGCAGCGGGGTCGGGCTGGAGGGCCGGGAGGCGGTGGTGGTCGGGCGCTCGAACCTGGTGGGCAAGCCGCTCGCCCTGCTGCTGCTGCGCGAGAACGCGACGGTGACCGTCTGCCACTCCCGGACCCGCGACCTGGCTGGGGTGACCCGGCGGGCGGAGGTGCTGGTGGTGGCCGCCGGCAGGCGCGGGATGGTGGGGGCGGAGCACGTGCGCGAGGGCGCGGTGGTGGTGGACGTCGGCATCCACCGCGCGGAGGACGGCGGGCTCACCGGTGACGTGCGCCAGGAGGAGGTCGCCGCCAGGGCCGCCGCCTTGACCCCGGTGCCCGGGGGCGTGGGGCCGATGACCCGGGCGATGCTCCTCTACAACACGCTGGAGGCGGCGAGGCTGCGGGAGGAGAGGGCGTAG